From the Nodularia sp. NIES-3585 genome, one window contains:
- the menH gene encoding 2-succinyl-6-hydroxy-2,4-cyclohexadiene-1-carboxylate synthase — protein sequence MRLGNYQLDYSLINNQNKPVILFLHGFMGNIHEFDEAIKILAEEFSFLTINLPGHGKTQVLGGDEYYTMANTAKAVINLLDELKIKQCFLVGYSMGGRLALYLTLHFPERFAKVVLESASPGLATEIERLARVKSDAQIARKLARSLAKADFATFLLNWYSQPIFGSIKNHPQFEMMLESRLKNNPMELTKSLQLMGTGNQPCLWNKLNQNITPLLLLAGEYDQKFIDINTEIAQKSKLAQLKVINHAGHNIHLENTEEFVKNMKNFILYN from the coding sequence ATGAGATTAGGAAATTATCAACTTGATTATTCTTTAATTAACAATCAAAACAAACCAGTTATTCTATTTCTGCATGGTTTTATGGGTAATATTCATGAATTTGACGAAGCCATAAAAATACTAGCTGAAGAATTTTCTTTTCTCACAATTAACCTCCCAGGACATGGGAAAACTCAAGTATTAGGCGGAGATGAATACTATACAATGGCAAATACTGCTAAAGCTGTAATTAACTTACTAGATGAGTTAAAAATTAAGCAATGCTTCTTAGTCGGTTATTCAATGGGCGGAAGATTAGCCTTATATCTGACTCTACATTTCCCAGAGCGTTTTGCTAAAGTTGTCCTAGAATCAGCATCCCCAGGTTTAGCAACAGAAATAGAACGGTTAGCAAGAGTTAAAAGTGATGCTCAAATAGCTAGAAAATTAGCTAGAAGTCTTGCTAAAGCAGATTTTGCAACTTTTTTACTAAATTGGTATAGTCAGCCAATATTTGGCTCAATCAAAAATCATCCCCAATTTGAAATGATGTTAGAAAGTCGGTTGAAAAACAATCCTATGGAATTAACTAAATCATTGCAATTAATGGGAACTGGAAATCAACCTTGTTTATGGAACAAACTCAACCAAAACATCACACCTTTGCTATTATTAGCTGGGGAATATGATCAGAAATTTATCGATATCAATACAGAAATAGCTCAAAAATCTAAACTTGCCCAGCTAAAAGTAATTAATCATGCTGGGCATAATATTCACTTAGAAAATACTGAAGAATTTGTGAAAAATATGAAAAATTTTATCTTATATAATTAG
- the mutL gene encoding DNA mismatch repair endonuclease MutL, which yields MASTIQALPTEVVYLITAGEVIDSLASVVRELVENSLDAGATRIVVSLWPQQWRIRVADNGCGMDEYDLQQAALAHSTSKIRSSEDLWKIKSLGFRGEALHSLTTLADLEILSRPPGGSVGWRVVYGDGGKALEFEATAIAPGTVVTVSNLFGNCVVRRQGLPTAAQQMRGVQVAIQQIALCHPHVTWQVWQNDRQWFTISPAASTGQLLPQILPQVRQGDLQEVKLEIPNPENSELPTPNSQLSLVVGLPDRCHRRRPDWVRVAINGRMVKSPELEQTILSAFHRTLPRDRYPICLLNLDISPDQINWNRNPAKSEIYLNEIGYWQEQITQAIDQALRISSANLKESVHTTRVSKLLKAAEAKGGYHVNPEHPPEDNHTQLSLKAIAQLSNTYIVVEHPGGMWLVEQHIAHERVLYEQICDNWQLVPIEPAIILYQLSPAQVSQLERIGLDIEPFGEQLWAIRTIPALLQQREDSADAILELSWGGDLQVAQVAVACRSAIRNGTPMNMPEMQTLLDQWQRTRNPRTCPHGRPIYLSLEEPALARFFRRNWVIGKSHGI from the coding sequence ATGGCATCTACTATTCAAGCTCTACCAACAGAAGTTGTATATCTGATTACGGCTGGAGAGGTAATCGACTCTTTAGCTTCTGTGGTGCGGGAATTGGTAGAAAATTCCCTAGACGCAGGCGCAACGCGGATTGTAGTTTCTCTGTGGCCGCAACAGTGGCGCATTCGCGTGGCAGATAACGGTTGCGGAATGGACGAATATGATTTGCAACAAGCCGCCCTGGCACACAGTACCAGTAAAATTCGCTCTAGTGAAGATTTATGGAAGATTAAGAGTTTGGGTTTTCGCGGTGAAGCGTTGCACAGTTTGACAACTTTGGCAGATTTGGAGATTTTGAGCCGTCCACCGGGGGGAAGCGTGGGCTGGCGGGTTGTTTATGGTGATGGTGGTAAAGCTTTAGAATTTGAAGCAACTGCGATCGCACCTGGTACAGTGGTGACAGTATCTAATCTCTTCGGTAATTGTGTCGTGCGTCGTCAAGGTTTACCCACAGCCGCCCAGCAAATGCGAGGCGTACAAGTCGCAATTCAACAAATAGCCCTCTGTCATCCTCATGTGACTTGGCAAGTTTGGCAAAATGACCGCCAATGGTTCACCATTTCTCCCGCCGCCTCAACTGGACAACTCCTACCGCAAATTCTCCCCCAGGTGCGACAAGGTGACTTACAGGAAGTCAAACTAGAAATACCCAATCCCGAAAACTCAGAACTCCCAACTCCCAACTCTCAACTTAGTCTAGTGGTGGGATTACCTGATAGATGTCATCGTCGCCGCCCTGATTGGGTAAGGGTAGCGATAAACGGCCGCATGGTGAAATCGCCAGAATTAGAGCAAACGATTTTATCAGCATTTCATAGAACATTACCACGCGATCGCTATCCTATTTGTTTATTAAATTTGGACATTTCCCCTGACCAAATTAACTGGAATCGGAATCCGGCTAAAAGCGAAATTTACCTAAATGAAATTGGTTATTGGCAAGAACAAATTACCCAAGCAATTGACCAAGCACTCCGCATCAGTTCAGCCAATCTCAAAGAATCTGTCCACACAACCAGAGTCAGTAAATTACTCAAAGCCGCAGAAGCCAAAGGCGGTTATCATGTTAATCCTGAACATCCCCCTGAAGATAATCATACTCAGCTTTCGTTAAAGGCGATCGCGCAACTCAGCAACACCTATATTGTGGTAGAACATCCTGGTGGGATGTGGTTAGTCGAACAACATATTGCCCATGAGCGAGTATTATATGAGCAAATCTGTGATAACTGGCAACTTGTACCCATTGAACCCGCAATTATTCTTTATCAACTCTCACCAGCGCAAGTATCACAACTCGAAAGAATTGGTTTAGATATAGAACCCTTCGGCGAACAACTGTGGGCAATTCGCACCATCCCCGCACTTTTGCAACAGCGAGAAGACAGTGCAGACGCAATATTAGAACTCAGTTGGGGCGGAGACTTACAAGTAGCCCAAGTAGCCGTCGCCTGTCGCAGTGCTATTCGTAATGGTACACCGATGAATATGCCAGAAATGCAGACATTATTAGATCAATGGCAACGGACTCGTAACCCCCGCACCTGTCCCCACGGTCGCCCCATTTATTTATCCTTAGAAGAACCAGCCTTAGCCAGATTTTTCCGGCGTAATTGGGTAATTGGTAAAAGCCATGGTATTTAA
- a CDS encoding rhodanese-like domain-containing protein, giving the protein MISDLVAEVHDLKFRLEWGQPAFTIIDVRDRHTYNYNRITGAIQMPLDELVKRAKSALHQERQIYIYGDSDTQAGYAVQLLRAAGFMNATVIRGGITAWKTVGGATEGVAA; this is encoded by the coding sequence ATGATTAGTGATTTAGTTGCTGAAGTTCATGATCTAAAGTTTCGTCTGGAATGGGGACAACCAGCGTTTACAATCATAGACGTGCGCGATCGCCACACTTACAATTACAATCGCATCACAGGCGCAATCCAAATGCCCTTAGATGAATTGGTAAAACGCGCTAAATCTGCACTACACCAAGAACGCCAGATTTATATCTATGGAGATAGCGACACACAAGCCGGCTACGCTGTGCAATTATTAAGAGCAGCTGGCTTTATGAATGCCACTGTCATCAGAGGTGGTATCACAGCCTGGAAAACAGTTGGTGGCGCTACAGAAGGCGTAGCCGCTTAG
- a CDS encoding glycoside hydrolase family protein — protein sequence MLKGFKLKGVEHLIGPIAALLGLVYLLQWYIHGTLRSPTDPVFRVQQPPLVMQGGDPHIRALMRTISASEANGNRPYSLLYGGQQVNDLSRHPEKCVTIVTGPNKGNCSTAAGRYQIINNTWFEIAPRYHPNPPNQMMFWSAYSFEAEYQDVVVYRWLNDVKVWGTDISQLLQKGEVNDVLRRLSPTWTSLGYGIETNSISSSLPKIYEKMLKEELTATNQPASTTTTPQR from the coding sequence ATTCTGAAAGGCTTTAAACTCAAAGGCGTTGAGCATCTAATTGGCCCCATCGCCGCACTTCTGGGCTTGGTCTATTTGTTGCAGTGGTACATACATGGTACATTGCGATCGCCTACCGATCCTGTCTTTAGAGTCCAACAACCGCCCTTGGTCATGCAAGGGGGAGATCCTCATATCCGCGCTTTGATGCGGACTATCTCGGCCAGTGAGGCAAATGGCAATCGTCCTTATTCTCTTTTGTATGGTGGTCAGCAGGTCAATGACTTGAGCCGTCATCCTGAGAAATGTGTCACCATTGTCACTGGGCCAAATAAGGGCAATTGTTCGACTGCGGCTGGCAGATATCAAATTATCAATAATACTTGGTTTGAAATTGCCCCTCGCTATCATCCTAATCCTCCCAATCAAATGATGTTTTGGTCTGCTTATAGTTTTGAAGCAGAGTATCAAGATGTGGTGGTTTACCGTTGGTTAAATGATGTCAAAGTTTGGGGAACTGATATTTCTCAACTATTGCAAAAGGGGGAAGTTAACGATGTTTTGCGGCGACTTTCTCCAACTTGGACAAGTCTGGGATACGGTATAGAAACTAATTCAATTAGTAGCTCTTTGCCGAAGATTTATGAGAAAATGTTGAAAGAAGAATTAACAGCTACTAATCAACCAGCATCTACAACTACGACCCCCCAGCGTTGA
- a CDS encoding adenosine deaminase, translating into MALYAELHRHLGGSVVPRVLWRYFERHATDLITRFAEYSEFEDFYTRPRNTLDEYLELHTLVESVQTVETLPYFIYRLLRGAYIFENLAYLELRYTPYLRTPEHLSQTERIDKMAEIVEVVGKASHLPEYPIVTSQILCMHSRLPYEVNRAIIELAVQNKQYVCGIDVAGGDRYYEERLEEWISLYDYARSQGINTTGHIYETTDGCYPKLLPYLMRIGHGIQIPLLSPELLTDIAKRGQCLEVCPTTYLKTGTLQDIRQLKLVFDRCFAAGVDIAICTDNAGLHNMRLPFEYENLLTYDIINFEQLQACQNAAFRHAFAWPHNQPPASILNRLLKPELPKVLAITD; encoded by the coding sequence ATGGCATTATATGCTGAGTTACATAGACATCTGGGGGGTTCCGTTGTTCCCCGCGTTTTGTGGCGATATTTTGAACGCCATGCGACAGATTTAATTACTCGTTTTGCTGAATATTCGGAATTTGAAGACTTTTACACCCGTCCCCGCAACACTTTAGATGAGTATCTAGAATTACACACTTTAGTGGAAAGTGTGCAAACTGTAGAAACTTTACCCTACTTTATTTATCGCTTGTTGCGCGGTGCTTATATCTTTGAAAATTTGGCGTATTTAGAATTACGCTATACACCATACTTACGCACACCGGAACATCTGAGTCAAACCGAAAGAATTGACAAGATGGCAGAAATTGTGGAGGTGGTAGGGAAAGCTAGTCATTTACCAGAGTATCCCATTGTGACTAGCCAAATTCTCTGTATGCACTCGCGTTTACCTTATGAGGTGAATCGGGCAATAATTGAGTTAGCGGTGCAGAATAAACAGTACGTTTGTGGTATTGATGTGGCTGGTGGCGATCGCTATTATGAAGAACGTCTGGAAGAATGGATCAGCTTGTATGATTATGCGCGATCGCAGGGCATTAATACAACTGGACACATCTACGAAACCACAGATGGTTGTTACCCCAAACTCTTACCCTACCTGATGCGAATTGGTCACGGTATCCAAATTCCGCTGTTATCTCCAGAGTTATTAACAGATATAGCTAAACGGGGACAATGTTTAGAAGTTTGTCCTACAACTTACCTGAAAACAGGTACTTTACAAGATATCCGTCAACTAAAATTAGTTTTTGACCGTTGTTTTGCAGCTGGGGTGGATATTGCTATTTGTACTGATAACGCTGGGCTGCATAATATGCGCTTACCGTTTGAATACGAAAATCTTTTGACTTACGATATCATTAATTTTGAGCAGTTACAAGCTTGTCAAAATGCTGCTTTCCGTCATGCTTTTGCTTGGCCTCACAATCAACCACCTGCATCTATATTAAACAGACTACTGAAACCTGAACTTCCGAAGGTTTTGGCAATCACAGATTAG
- a CDS encoding type II toxin-antitoxin system PemK/MazF family toxin: MTSTSKGLNFEVPLVEEMQTKRVVLADQIKTFDWKARKVKFVESVGQDLIEEVQAKLETLIRAC; the protein is encoded by the coding sequence ATAACTAGCACTTCCAAAGGGCTTAATTTTGAAGTTCCACTTGTTGAGGAAATGCAAACAAAAAGAGTTGTCTTAGCCGACCAAATTAAAACATTTGATTGGAAAGCTAGAAAGGTAAAATTTGTTGAAAGTGTTGGACAAGATTTAATAGAAGAAGTACAGGCAAAACTCGAAACTTTAATTAGGGCTTGCTGA